GTAATTTAGCTAGCGTCTTgctagtatttttataaaattttcattgtttcttaaaaaaaaaaggaaaaaaaaaacaaatttgttTTTCAGATACAATGTCTTAATAATCAATCACTCATTGAGAAAGGCATTAGTTTTGTGATTTTTCAAAAAGCGTTCAACCTTTTTTGGTtaccggttttccacatttttatTGTGTTTATTTACTTATCAAATGAAAGACTACAATTTGCAAGAGCAAAAAAATTTGATCACAAACTTTAAATGTAGATGACGAAACAAGGTTCATTATAGTTTTTTGTCGGTAGCAATATCTTGTGGTGGCGAGGGAAAAGGTCAGAAACGATCTCGGAATAACCCGATAAAACTCAGTACAATTGAGTAAATATACTCGACCTGTTCGGGTACCGTATTAACAGTACAAAAAAATTTTGTAATGTCAACACATGAATGAAGAAAAAGTGGTTGATAAAtaattttaagttttttttttttaaataataataatttgacagagCAAAGCTGATGCATTTGAGTATGCTGACCAAGTATTGGAGCGGTGGTACCCAACAGTTGAAGATGGAAATAACAAAGGGATAGTGGTACTTGTGACCAGTCAAAAAGAAGGGGCAATCACTGGAGGCCCCGAGTTCATCAAGGCTGTTGGTGATACTGTTCTTGATGCCACTGTATCGCAAAACCTTCCTGGTAATTAACTATCTATCTTTTAATACAGACCCATGTTGACCTATTATCCAGGCCGCTACTTACCCATTTAGCCACCTGTAGTCTGTACCTTATGTAGTTATGTTCGACCATCTTCTTGTCTGTATCACAAAACCTTCCTGGTAAATATCTATCTTTTCTCATTTTTGTTTACCTCTTTTATTACACAAATGTTTGGAAATAAATAAAAGCTTGCGCCTGATTCAAACCAGACAAAAAAAAATCTCTTTTAACCCGAACCTGTGTTGACCCATAACCCAAACTGGCCTACCTACCCATTTTTCCTCCCTTAGTCTATAACTTACGTCATTATCATAAGTATAGCTACATGTATGATTTCCTGGTTATAATCGTTTTAGGGGAGGGTGAAATATCAACTATTTTGAGTACAAACTAAGACTATTGAATACAACATATAGAAAACATGATATCATCAAAAATTCGATTTAATGTTTTCATGTGGCTGTTATAAATTTTGTAGCTGTATGTTGTCGTTCTGATGTTTGATATCATTTGTTTATGTTTTCTTGTAGTGTTGGCGACAGATGAAAAGTACAATGAAGCAATATTTAGTAGTGCTAAAAGGATAGCAGCCGCAATTGATGGTCTTCCTGATCCTGGTGGCCCACAACCTAAGGACTTCAAAAGGGAGTCCAACTTCAAAACTAAAGAAGAAACAGCAGAAAAACGAGATCAATTTACGGTTGTGGTTGGTGGTTTGTTGGTTATCGCTTTTGTTGTTCCAATGGCTCAATACTACGCCTATGTCTCCAGAAAATAAGTATCTATCTTATATGTCTAGTTGTATAAACCCCGTACGCATGGGCTAATCACAAGCAATGTAATTAAAAAAACGAAGCTTGAAATGTGGATTCATTTTGTTTAAATCAGTTTCAATGAACGAGTTTCCCATTTTCTGCGAAAATGTCTGTAAATTTGATTCTATTATGTTGTAGTTCCTACTATTATCATCTGCTATGCACACTCAGGGGCGAATTTAGAGGGGGggcaggggggggggggggggggggggggcgcccgcccctagtcgatttcaaaattttagtgtaaaaatttggatttttttcattttgccccaaacccaaaagccatttgccccaaaacctacatattttggctcaaaaccttcaaattttgcccacaattctctaaattttgccccaaaacttcaaattttgcccacaaaccttcaaattttatccaaaaacctcaaaattttgcctaaaaacctccaatttttgtcccaaaaactccgtattttgaccaaaaaagttgctacggttttaaaaaaaaattcgctcTGCTTCCGCCACTGTGCACACTTGTAtgtagtattttttttttcttcagataaTTGTTAACTGTATTAGTTGGCTAGTCCATGTCATCCAAGTTGTACAAAAATGCTGATGTGGACAAATATGGTTGACTAAAATGCTAAAGTGGAAAAAAGTAGAATGTTGACATAGACAAAGTGGCTGATTGATATTACAGATGTAGaattattaaactactaatttAATACCCGCAATTTCGCGGGATTATGAAAGGCATAACGTGATATCGATGATGTACGTAATCGTGAATTCGCGGAATTGTGAAAGTCATTATGTAATATAATCGATTGATATTATAAGAAATTCCAACAACATTCTCTTGACAATAAGCTTCCATGTCACCTAATCAAAGTATCTTCGCGTTTAACAAAATCAGAATTTATAGGTCTTTATCTTGTCAATAGTAGCAGGAGAGCAACGCTAAAAGAGTGAACATCAGATTTTCTATTAACTTCCCAAACATAAAAATACTTTAGAGAACGTCATCACCTGAAAGTTCTCACTACATTTATCATGTGACTCAAGAAAGGCAAAAAAGTTGTGGGTCCTCACATCGTCAAATCAAACTCAAATAGTTGTAAGAGACAAAAAAAATTGTGGAAAGATTCAAGAAAGCATTACTGATAAGTTGTCTGATAACGCTCAACATTCGAAGTCTGTTGAAAGTTTATACAAGTAACCCAAATTAAAAACATCCATAACAATAAATGGATGTTAGAATTTTGGGGTTTTGTCATATTAAGTCGATCTATACCGCTAAAATTGGGTTGTTATCAGCTATACGAACTTGCAACGCCCTTGATTTTGAACATtttttatatacacacatataaacAGCCACTTTAGAACATATTTCGAGTCTCACACAATCAGATTAAATACTTTAGACTgtgaccattggaaagtagacTATTCCACCTTTCCCTAGACAACTTATTTATTAGAAACTGAGTTATCCGTTAAAAGTTATGAACTATTGAAAACAGCCCCAAAACTTGTTTGCTGTTGTGCTACTTATTGTTATGTCGCTGTCCAGCATCCCAAAAACTGGAGCATGCGACTTTGACACccgtttaaaacacatttagactCGAAATTACCAAACATATTATACACCGTTTTAAAACTTGTCGCGAATGCTTAATGTCCCGATCATTAGTCTTCATCCAAACTTATCCACTTTTAACTGACACGTCCGCAAAGTAGGCCTAGAGTCATTTAACACTTTAACATGCTAATAGATTCAATACAACATCCATCATTCCATCACATATATAATCTATTAGATATGTCCACAGCTAAATGAATAGGTACGCTCCAAATGCAATGCTATCTATCACCAGATTTCATCTTACAATGTAGACACTCCAAACATTAACACTGATACAATGTGCAAATTAATAAACAACATCGTGAGTTGTTCTCAGAAAATATTATTAACCAATAAATTTTAATAATCATGCGTCTTGATTCTTATTTACATCCTTCATCAAAAAATTTCGGATATTTTGTTTAAATTATGACTTGGTTGAGTTTACAGTTTTAATCGAAATCAAATTTGGATTCGGTTTTAACTTTTAAGTTTTGCTATTTAAAAATTCAAAACAGAACAAATTGAATTGAATAAGCCAAACTGACAGACACCTTAGACGGTTTTTGACATAGACTATCTCTACGCTACCAAAAGAATACTATCACTACAATAGCTGTTAATTTTGTTACTCCAGTAAAAAATATTATCACTCATAAGTTCATATTATCTTTACACATTGATGCACATGGTAAAGTTAGAAGACTCCATAATAAGTTAGAAGACAATCTAAGATACATAATAAGTTAGAAAACAATTTAGAACTGCTAATAAAGACACATAAATTACTTTCAcaaatgtgacgacccggcaatttccgaccaaaattaaacttaattcttatatgattccgacacgataagcaaagtctgtaatgttgagtctcaaaactttgaactattttgtatattcaattgaccttcgaccattctcgacgattcacgaacaactatatataaatagatacatatacattaatttgaaatattatttgaaataatatatgagttaattgttggaaataaatatgtaaaataatatgtgatataatgaaaactactattataaatatattcatatatatatgtgtgtgtatataaatatgtatataaataatacttgtaaatatataaaataatattaaacctatttgtttaaaaatatataatatatatttatgtgataaaacttgttatttaaaactaattatatttggagagagagtaaatggaaaatgaatgatttcgagcttaattagtaaacgtcagtaacacccggttgatgttttgttagttttaatatagatattgtacatgttcatgaaggattgaaataaaagttggactgtaaattgattacgaagattttagatttgtcaaaactatttttacctttttaagattaaatattagcactccgtacatataaatcggaacagaaaataaataatttttgaactttTTTGATcgagtttcaaacaggtaatgagtgaaataattaaatatgtttaatctaaaaatttggaattttttaggaacacttttatatattaactgtttagcaatagattAGTTATGATAATCCGTTAAAACTGTCGGTGCAAATTATAAAAGGAAGCTGGCTGCTTTACTGTACAATCTGTTTCATTCATGTGATCAAGACTTTAAGatgtaatattatataaatattattaaattatattttatatatacatataagttaatatatataatagcCATACTACCATTTGATAACCCACTTCTGCATATCATGTTTATATTTGAGCACCACTTCAAATCATCACAACCATCCTCTATAAACCACCAGTCGGCCATCACCTGCACACCACCTTTCCCCACCATCAACAACCGAGAACCACCATACGAGAACCATCATCGAAACCCATTTATGAACAACTGTCGACTACAACTTCTTCTACTTTTTCTTATTCGACTTACAACAAAATCCTAACCCACTTGTTCGATGTTGTCACCCGTTACCTCAACCATCATAAACCCATGACCACCAATGATTTATGTCACGACCACCGGCACCTTCAACCATAGAAACCACCACCACCCTCATCATATCCGCCACCTTACCATCTCTTAAACACCTTCTCAAAACCATTTAAAACAACACCACCTATACGCTATATCACTATTGCTTTTACATTTCTATTCCATCATGAAAACCGCTGACGACTATCACCAACTCTGATAGATAATGAACCTATTGTTGTCAACCGTATATCTTCAATTGTTTTTATGTTTTCTACCTCGATCAAACAACCACCACGAACCCATCTCTAAAACTGTTTTTCCTATTTCTTGTTCGAAGTGGATTGCTACCGCTGCTTTTCTGTTTTCAGCCGAAACAACCACTACCAACATAACTGTTATTACTATTTATTGCTGCTGTATTATTTCC
This genomic window from Rutidosis leptorrhynchoides isolate AG116_Rl617_1_P2 chromosome 2, CSIRO_AGI_Rlap_v1, whole genome shotgun sequence contains:
- the LOC139892047 gene encoding UPF0603 protein At1g54780, chloroplastic, which gives rise to METILAPHSFSSLFNLKSSLQQQYPKQNSLTLTNSKPISCNLKKDSIFRTFSTNQNWVSHVQHGLVALAISLALNFTPILATGSTALASEFDVLNDGPPKDSYVVDDAGVLSRVTRSDLKKLLSDLEYRKKIRVNFVTVRKLTSKADAFEYADQVLERWYPTVEDGNNKGIVVLVTSQKEGAITGGPEFIKAVGDTVLDATVSQNLPVLATDEKYNEAIFSSAKRIAAAIDGLPDPGGPQPKDFKRESNFKTKEETAEKRDQFTVVVGGLLVIAFVVPMAQYYAYVSRK